In Corynebacterium guangdongense, one DNA window encodes the following:
- a CDS encoding general stress protein — MATRNPVPSPMERPAGWPVGSFNTYAEAQAAVDNLSDRSFPVENLSIVGVDLIQVEKVTGRLTWGKVLGGGALSGAWMGLFFGVLFAVFSPTVWGPILFGLIIGAIFGMVFAGVSYALTGGDRDFTSMTQIVAGRYDVISAPEHATRARDMIAEMGVGPRRSPQENPYEAPRDPQN; from the coding sequence ATGGCAACCAGGAATCCGGTCCCCTCACCCATGGAACGCCCCGCCGGCTGGCCGGTCGGCTCCTTCAACACCTACGCCGAAGCCCAGGCCGCGGTCGACAACCTCTCCGACCGCTCCTTCCCGGTGGAGAACCTCTCCATCGTCGGTGTCGACCTCATCCAGGTCGAGAAAGTCACCGGCCGCCTGACCTGGGGCAAAGTCCTCGGCGGCGGCGCCCTCTCCGGCGCCTGGATGGGCCTGTTCTTCGGCGTCCTCTTCGCCGTGTTCAGCCCCACGGTCTGGGGCCCGATCCTCTTCGGCCTGATCATCGGCGCGATCTTCGGCATGGTCTTCGCCGGCGTCAGCTACGCCCTGACGGGCGGTGACCGCGACTTCACCTCCATGACCCAGATCGTGGCCGGCCGCTACGACGTCATCTCCGCGCCGGAGCACGCCACCCGCGCCCGCGACATGATCGCCGAGATGGGCGTCGGCCCTCGCCGCAGCCCGCAGGAGAACCCCTACGAGGCGCCGCGGGACCCGCAGAACTAG
- a CDS encoding Mrp/NBP35 family ATP-binding protein gives MTTITESSVRSALSRVEDPEIGKPITDLGMVKSIGIDGADVSVEVYLTIAGCPMRDTIQSNTRAVLEELEGVGSVTVAMDVMSDEQRRELRNSLRGDAHEPVIPFAQPDSTTRVFAVASGKGGVGKSSMTVNLAVALAERGFKVGVLDADIYGHSIPGLMGSDQKPTVVDDMIMPPISHGVKHISIGQFVDGNAPVVWRGPMLHRAIQQFLGDVFWGDLDFLLMDLPPGTGDVALSVAQLVPNAELLIVTTPQQAAAEVAERAGSMSQQTHQRITGVIENMSAMVLEDGSILDVFGSGGGQTVADRLSTLTGAAVPLLGQVPLDPRLRIHGDEGTPVAITEKDSPAAAAVGAIVDQLVMRKDSLAGKSLGLGVTRR, from the coding sequence ATGACAACAATTACTGAATCTTCCGTGCGCTCCGCGCTCTCCCGCGTCGAGGATCCGGAGATCGGCAAGCCGATCACGGACCTGGGAATGGTCAAGTCCATCGGCATCGACGGCGCCGACGTGTCCGTCGAGGTCTACCTCACCATCGCCGGCTGCCCGATGCGCGACACCATCCAGTCCAACACCCGTGCCGTCCTCGAGGAGCTGGAGGGCGTCGGTTCCGTGACCGTGGCCATGGACGTGATGAGCGACGAGCAGCGCCGTGAACTGCGCAACAGCCTGCGTGGCGACGCCCACGAGCCGGTCATCCCCTTCGCCCAGCCGGACTCCACCACCCGCGTCTTCGCCGTCGCCTCGGGCAAGGGCGGAGTCGGCAAGTCCTCCATGACCGTCAACCTCGCCGTCGCCCTGGCCGAGCGCGGGTTCAAGGTCGGCGTCCTGGACGCCGACATCTACGGCCACTCCATCCCGGGCCTGATGGGCTCCGATCAGAAGCCGACCGTCGTCGACGACATGATCATGCCGCCGATCTCCCACGGCGTGAAGCACATCTCCATCGGCCAGTTCGTCGACGGCAACGCGCCCGTCGTCTGGCGTGGCCCTATGCTGCACCGCGCCATCCAGCAGTTCCTCGGCGACGTCTTCTGGGGCGATCTCGACTTCCTGCTCATGGACCTGCCCCCGGGAACCGGCGACGTCGCCCTCTCGGTCGCTCAGCTCGTGCCCAACGCCGAGCTGCTCATCGTGACCACCCCGCAGCAGGCGGCCGCGGAGGTCGCCGAGCGCGCCGGTTCCATGAGCCAGCAGACCCACCAGCGCATCACCGGCGTCATCGAGAACATGTCCGCCATGGTGCTCGAGGACGGCAGCATCCTCGACGTCTTCGGCTCCGGGGGCGGCCAGACCGTCGCCGACCGCCTGTCGACCCTGACCGGCGCCGCCGTCCCGCTGCTGGGCCAGGTGCCGCTGGATCCGCGACTGCGCATCCACGGCGACGAGGGAACCCCGGTGGCCATCACCGAGAAGGACTCCCCCGCTGCCGCCGCCGTCGGCGCCATCGTCGACCAGCTGGTCATGCGCAAGGACTCCCTGGCCGGGAAGTCGCTCGGCCTGGGCGTGACCCGCAGGTAG
- a CDS encoding DUF1003 domain-containing protein: MAEFARDDLSMPTGLKRRRKLVRLDDDVIGAAAERVARFFGTGRYLMWQTIFVIVWIALNIGGYWWNWDPYPFILLNLAFSTQAAYSAPLILLAQNRQADRDEVTVAADRRRNEQTKADTEFLARELASVRMNLGETVTRDYLRHELEDIKSLLERMEAKLDDVSAEVNDSPEDLSEPVGGDVIDSGEDTAINNDKDRS, translated from the coding sequence GTGGCTGAGTTCGCCCGCGACGACCTGTCGATGCCCACCGGCCTGAAGCGCCGCCGCAAGCTCGTCCGCCTCGACGACGACGTGATCGGAGCCGCCGCCGAACGTGTCGCCCGCTTCTTCGGCACCGGCCGCTACCTCATGTGGCAGACGATCTTCGTCATCGTCTGGATTGCGCTGAACATCGGCGGCTACTGGTGGAACTGGGACCCCTACCCCTTCATCCTGCTCAACCTCGCCTTCTCCACGCAGGCGGCCTATTCCGCCCCGCTGATCCTGCTGGCGCAGAACCGGCAGGCCGACCGCGACGAGGTCACCGTCGCCGCCGACCGCCGCCGCAACGAGCAGACGAAGGCGGACACCGAGTTCCTCGCCCGTGAGCTCGCCAGCGTGCGCATGAACCTGGGTGAGACCGTTACCCGCGACTACCTGCGCCACGAACTCGAGGACATCAAGTCCCTGCTCGAGCGCATGGAAGCAAAGCTTGACGACGTCAGCGCGGAGGTCAATGATTCTCCGGAGGACCTGTCCGAACCGGTCGGCGGCGACGTCATCGACTCCGGCGAGGACACCGCAATTAACAACGATAAAGACCGTAGCTAA
- the tatB gene encoding Sec-independent protein translocase protein TatB has protein sequence MFSNIGWGEIFAIAVIAVIVIGPERLPGVIKDVRAAIYAARKAIRNARVELDGTLDEFEELKAPIAQAAEWGRMGPRAAISKALFDGDEEFMDEFDPRRQMKDAGLDTSVSPKEAMRRSLKRQDEAEAAQAPRPSQPAPPKSPPPQNPTHQAPPPGQGEGNGNYETGGGFSWADIT, from the coding sequence GTGTTTTCCAATATTGGCTGGGGCGAGATATTCGCCATTGCGGTCATCGCCGTCATCGTCATCGGGCCCGAGCGACTTCCGGGAGTGATCAAGGACGTCCGTGCCGCCATCTATGCGGCGCGCAAGGCGATCCGCAATGCCCGGGTGGAACTGGACGGGACCCTCGACGAGTTCGAGGAGCTCAAGGCGCCGATCGCCCAGGCCGCCGAATGGGGACGGATGGGCCCGCGGGCGGCGATCTCCAAGGCGCTCTTCGACGGTGACGAGGAGTTCATGGACGAGTTCGACCCCCGCAGGCAGATGAAGGACGCCGGTCTGGACACCTCCGTCAGCCCGAAGGAGGCGATGCGCCGCTCCCTGAAGCGCCAGGACGAGGCGGAGGCGGCCCAGGCCCCGCGACCGTCCCAGCCCGCGCCGCCGAAGTCCCCGCCGCCGCAGAACCCCACCCACCAGGCCCCGCCGCCGGGCCAGGGGGAGGGCAACGGCAATTACGAGACCGGTGGCGGCTTCTCCTGGGCAGACATCACTTAA
- a CDS encoding multifunctional oxoglutarate decarboxylase/oxoglutarate dehydrogenase thiamine pyrophosphate-binding subunit/dihydrolipoyllysine-residue succinyltransferase subunit gives MSSASTFGQNQWLVDEMYQQFKQDPNSVGAEWKELFEKNGAPKTAEQSSAGASASAQRPQATPAPEGTGADKQSEKAAKQEASKPVKPAKKEKPSPMDKAKDAPEAGAKALKGMFKAIAKNMDESLELPTATTVRDMPVKLMFENRALVNGHLKRVGGGKISFTHVIGYALVRATMNHPDMNVRYEVDEAGKPTVVNPEHINLGLAIDLPQKDGSRALVVAAIKETEKMSFAEFVEGYDDIVKRSQTGGLKLDDYQGVTISLTNPGGIGTRHSIPRLTKGQGTIVGVGAMDYPAEFAGSSEDRLAELGIGKLVTLTSTYDHRVIQGAESGEFLRTISQLLIDDKFWDHIFESMGVPFAPLRWSQDVPDHGIDKNTRVQQLIEAYRARGHLIADSNPLSWQQPGLAIPDHRDLDMRTHGLSIWDLDRQFNVGGFVGRERMTLREVLTTLREAYTLKVGTEYTHILDRDEREWLQERLEAGMPTPTTAEKKYILQKLNSAEAFENFLQTKYVGQKRFSLEGAEALIPLMDAVIDTAAGQGLDEVVIGMPHRGRLNVLFNIVGKPLANIFHEFEGKMTGGQDGGSGDVKYHLGSEGEYVQMFGDGEIDVSLTANPSHLEAVDPVLVGLARAKQDILDKGDTEEGYTVVPLMLHGDASFAGLGVVQETINISKLRGYDVGGTVHVIVNNQVGFTTTPDSSRSTYYATDLAKGFDTPVFHVNGDDPEAVVWVARLATEYRRRFGKDVFIDLICYRRRGHNEADDPSMTQPQLYELIDNRPTVRAKYTDQLIGRGDLTEDEIEAAARDFNDQMESVFNEVKQGEEGTPAEQYGITSSQALSRDLDTSITREQFQKLAEAYGNPPEGFNYHKRVERVAKARAASFEKGGIDWGWGELLAFGSLAGDGKLVRLAGEDSRRGTFTQRHAVAVDPETGAEYNPMDAVAQDSGKGGKFLVYNSALTEFAGMGFEYGYSVGNLDAVVAWEAQFGDFANGAQTIIDEYVSSGEAKWGQLSKLILLLPHGYEGQGPDHSSARIERFLQMTAEGSMTVAQPSTAANHFHLLRRHAMGTMSRPLVVFTPKSMLRNKAAASEVADFTDVKKFQSVINDPRLVDREGNKVGDTDKITHLMFCTGKIYYELEAKRQEEGREDVAIVRIEMLHPIPFNRIRDALAFYPNVNDIRWVQDEPANQGAWPFYNEHLHELIPEMPRMKRISRRAQSSTATGIAKVHQIEQKALLEAAFRK, from the coding sequence GTGAGCAGTGCTAGCACTTTCGGCCAGAATCAGTGGCTGGTTGATGAGATGTACCAGCAGTTTAAGCAGGACCCGAACTCGGTCGGCGCCGAATGGAAGGAGCTGTTCGAGAAGAACGGTGCCCCGAAGACCGCAGAGCAGTCTTCCGCCGGCGCATCCGCTTCCGCTCAGCGTCCCCAGGCCACTCCGGCTCCGGAGGGCACCGGCGCCGACAAGCAGTCCGAGAAGGCCGCCAAGCAGGAGGCGTCCAAGCCGGTCAAGCCCGCCAAGAAGGAGAAGCCTTCGCCGATGGACAAGGCCAAGGACGCTCCCGAGGCCGGCGCCAAGGCGCTGAAGGGCATGTTCAAGGCCATCGCCAAGAACATGGACGAGTCCCTCGAGCTGCCGACCGCCACCACGGTCCGCGACATGCCGGTCAAGCTCATGTTCGAGAACCGCGCGCTGGTCAACGGTCATCTCAAGCGCGTCGGCGGCGGCAAGATCTCCTTCACGCACGTCATCGGTTACGCGCTGGTTCGCGCCACCATGAACCACCCGGACATGAACGTCCGCTACGAGGTCGACGAGGCCGGCAAGCCCACCGTCGTCAACCCGGAGCACATCAACCTGGGCCTGGCCATCGACCTTCCGCAGAAGGACGGCTCCCGCGCGCTCGTGGTCGCCGCCATCAAGGAAACCGAGAAGATGTCCTTCGCGGAGTTCGTCGAGGGCTATGACGACATCGTCAAGCGCTCCCAGACCGGCGGTCTCAAGCTCGACGACTACCAGGGTGTGACCATCTCCCTGACCAACCCGGGCGGCATCGGCACCCGCCACTCCATCCCGCGCCTGACCAAGGGCCAGGGCACCATCGTCGGCGTCGGCGCCATGGACTACCCGGCCGAGTTCGCCGGCTCCTCCGAGGACCGTCTGGCCGAGCTGGGCATCGGCAAGCTCGTCACCCTGACCTCCACCTACGACCACCGAGTCATCCAGGGTGCGGAGTCCGGCGAGTTCCTGCGCACCATTTCCCAGCTGCTCATCGACGACAAGTTCTGGGACCACATCTTCGAGTCGATGGGCGTCCCCTTCGCCCCGCTGCGCTGGTCCCAGGACGTCCCGGACCACGGCATCGACAAGAACACCCGCGTCCAGCAGCTGATCGAGGCCTACCGCGCCCGCGGCCACCTCATCGCCGACTCCAACCCGCTCAGCTGGCAGCAGCCGGGCCTGGCCATTCCGGATCACCGCGATCTGGACATGCGCACCCACGGCCTGTCCATCTGGGATCTGGACCGCCAGTTCAACGTCGGCGGCTTCGTCGGCCGCGAGCGCATGACCCTGCGTGAGGTCCTCACCACCCTGCGTGAGGCCTACACCCTCAAGGTCGGCACCGAGTACACCCACATCCTCGACCGCGACGAGCGCGAGTGGCTGCAGGAGCGTCTCGAGGCCGGCATGCCGACCCCGACCACCGCGGAGAAGAAGTACATCCTGCAGAAGCTGAACTCCGCGGAGGCGTTCGAGAACTTCCTGCAGACCAAGTACGTCGGCCAGAAGCGCTTCTCCCTCGAGGGCGCCGAGGCGCTCATCCCGCTGATGGACGCCGTCATCGACACCGCCGCCGGCCAGGGCCTCGACGAGGTCGTCATCGGCATGCCGCACCGCGGCCGCCTCAACGTCCTGTTCAACATCGTCGGCAAGCCGCTGGCCAACATCTTCCACGAGTTCGAGGGCAAGATGACCGGCGGCCAGGACGGCGGCTCCGGCGACGTGAAGTACCACCTCGGCTCCGAGGGCGAGTACGTGCAGATGTTCGGCGACGGCGAGATCGACGTCTCCCTGACCGCGAACCCCTCCCACCTCGAGGCCGTGGACCCGGTCCTCGTCGGCCTGGCCCGCGCCAAGCAGGACATCCTGGACAAGGGCGACACCGAGGAGGGCTACACCGTCGTTCCGCTGATGCTGCACGGCGACGCCTCCTTCGCCGGCCTCGGCGTGGTCCAGGAGACCATCAACATCTCCAAGCTGCGCGGCTACGACGTCGGCGGCACCGTCCACGTCATCGTCAACAACCAGGTCGGCTTCACCACCACCCCGGACTCCTCCCGCTCCACCTACTACGCCACCGACCTGGCCAAGGGCTTCGACACCCCGGTCTTCCACGTCAACGGCGATGACCCGGAGGCCGTCGTCTGGGTCGCCCGCCTGGCCACGGAGTACCGCCGTCGCTTCGGCAAGGACGTCTTCATCGACCTCATCTGCTACCGCCGCCGCGGCCACAACGAGGCCGATGACCCGTCGATGACCCAGCCGCAGCTCTACGAGCTCATCGACAACCGTCCGACCGTCCGCGCCAAGTACACCGACCAGCTCATCGGCCGCGGCGACCTGACCGAGGACGAGATCGAGGCCGCCGCCCGCGACTTCAACGACCAGATGGAGTCCGTCTTCAACGAGGTCAAGCAGGGCGAGGAGGGTACCCCGGCCGAGCAGTACGGCATCACCTCCTCCCAGGCGCTGTCCCGTGACCTGGACACCTCCATCACCCGTGAGCAGTTCCAGAAGCTGGCCGAGGCCTACGGCAACCCGCCGGAGGGCTTTAACTACCACAAGCGCGTCGAGCGCGTGGCCAAGGCCCGCGCCGCCTCCTTCGAGAAGGGCGGCATCGACTGGGGCTGGGGCGAGCTCCTCGCATTCGGTTCCCTGGCCGGCGACGGCAAGCTCGTTCGTCTCGCCGGAGAGGACTCCCGCCGCGGCACCTTCACCCAGCGTCACGCCGTCGCCGTCGACCCGGAGACCGGCGCCGAGTACAACCCGATGGACGCCGTCGCGCAGGATTCCGGCAAGGGCGGCAAGTTCCTGGTCTACAACTCGGCGCTGACCGAGTTCGCCGGCATGGGCTTCGAGTACGGCTACTCCGTCGGCAACCTTGACGCCGTCGTCGCCTGGGAGGCCCAGTTCGGTGACTTCGCCAACGGCGCCCAGACCATCATCGACGAGTACGTCTCCTCCGGCGAGGCCAAGTGGGGCCAGCTGTCCAAGCTCATCCTCCTCCTGCCGCACGGCTACGAGGGCCAGGGCCCGGACCACTCCTCCGCGCGCATCGAGCGCTTCCTGCAGATGACCGCCGAGGGTTCCATGACCGTCGCGCAGCCGTCCACCGCGGCCAACCACTTCCACCTGCTGCGCCGCCACGCGATGGGCACCATGTCCCGTCCGCTGGTCGTCTTCACCCCGAAGTCGATGCTGCGCAACAAGGCCGCCGCCTCCGAGGTCGCCGACTTCACCGACGTCAAGAAGTTCCAGTCGGTCATCAACGACCCGCGCCTGGTCGACCGCGAGGGCAACAAGGTCGGCGACACCGACAAGATCACCCACCTGATGTTCTGCACGGGCAAGATCTACTACGAGCTCGAGGCCAAGCGTCAGGAGGAGGGCCGCGAGGACGTCGCGATCGTCCGCATCGAGATGCTGCACCCGATCCCGTTCAACCGCATCCGCGACGCGCTGGCCTTCTACCCGAACGTCAACGACATCCGCTGGGTCCAGGACGAGCCGGCCAACCAGGGTGCCTGGCCGTTCTACAACGAGCACCTGCATGAGCTCATCCCCGAGATGCCGCGCATGAAGCGCATCTCCCGCCGTGCGCAGTCCTCGACCGCGACCGGTATCGCCAAGGTCCACCAGATCGAGCAGAAGGCCCTCCTGGAGGCCGCCTTCCGCAAGTAG
- a CDS encoding magnesium transporter MgtE N-terminal domain-containing protein — protein sequence MSTLTRVYAGRLAGLQVRGPDFEVIGRVRDVVIALRAYPRDSRAVGLVVELTTKQRIFLPMLRIAAIEPGDITLVSGQVSMRQFRPRVGEQTVIGDIIGTRVHTDDPDEPQLHGSAVEIADIELERTRTRDWVISRVAVIGKRGTFGRTSELNIVDWRHVHGLSAPAQAADSSMVETIAALDDMRPADVASYINELTDAERNKLAYQLNDERLADIVAELPEDDQAEMIEALDIERAADILEEMDPDDAADILQDLDESKAEVLLELMDPDESAPVRRMMGFSEDTVGALMTPEPVILSPQTTVAEALAHVRNPDLPVSLSSLIFVTRAPTATPTGSYLGCIHLQRLLREPPSMLIGGILDPELPALRVDDDHATAARYFATYNLVCGPVLDENNHLLGAVAVDDLLDHLLPENWREDGIRPDDPTPRPFPPARRRREVKRRG from the coding sequence ATGAGTACCCTGACACGCGTCTACGCCGGCCGCCTGGCCGGCCTGCAGGTCCGTGGCCCCGACTTCGAGGTGATCGGCCGGGTGCGCGACGTCGTGATCGCGTTGCGCGCCTATCCCCGCGACTCCCGGGCCGTGGGCCTGGTCGTGGAGCTGACCACCAAACAGCGGATCTTCCTGCCGATGCTGCGCATCGCCGCCATTGAGCCGGGTGACATCACCCTGGTCTCGGGGCAGGTCTCGATGCGCCAGTTCCGGCCGCGCGTCGGCGAGCAGACCGTCATCGGCGACATCATCGGCACCCGTGTGCACACCGACGACCCGGACGAGCCGCAGCTGCACGGCTCCGCCGTCGAGATCGCGGACATCGAGCTGGAGCGCACCCGCACCCGCGACTGGGTCATCTCCCGGGTGGCCGTCATCGGCAAGCGCGGCACCTTCGGGCGCACCTCCGAGCTCAACATCGTCGACTGGCGCCACGTCCACGGCCTCTCGGCGCCCGCGCAGGCCGCCGACTCCTCCATGGTCGAGACCATCGCCGCGCTCGACGACATGCGCCCGGCCGACGTCGCCAGCTACATCAACGAGCTCACCGACGCCGAGCGCAACAAGCTCGCCTACCAGCTCAACGACGAGCGCCTGGCCGACATCGTCGCCGAGCTGCCCGAGGACGACCAGGCGGAGATGATTGAGGCCCTCGACATCGAGCGGGCCGCCGACATCCTCGAGGAGATGGACCCGGACGACGCCGCCGACATCCTCCAGGACCTCGACGAGTCCAAGGCGGAGGTCCTCCTCGAGCTCATGGACCCGGACGAGTCCGCCCCGGTGCGCCGCATGATGGGCTTCTCCGAGGACACCGTCGGCGCGTTGATGACCCCGGAACCGGTCATCCTCTCGCCGCAGACGACCGTCGCCGAGGCGCTGGCCCACGTACGCAACCCGGATCTGCCGGTGTCGCTGTCCTCCCTGATCTTCGTCACCCGCGCCCCCACCGCCACCCCGACCGGCTCCTACCTCGGCTGCATCCACCTGCAGCGGCTGCTGCGCGAGCCCCCGAGCATGCTGATCGGCGGCATCCTCGACCCGGAGCTGCCGGCCCTGCGCGTCGACGACGATCACGCCACCGCCGCGCGCTACTTCGCCACCTACAACCTGGTCTGCGGCCCCGTCCTCGACGAGAACAACCACCTGCTGGGTGCGGTCGCCGTCGACGACCTGCTCGATCACCTGCTTCCGGAGAACTGGCGCGAGGACGGGATCCGGCCCGACGACCCGACCCCGCGTCCCTTCCCGCCCGCGCGCCGGAGGAGGGAGGTGAAGCGCCGTGGCTGA